One genomic segment of Acidobacteriota bacterium includes these proteins:
- the madM gene encoding malonate transporter subunit MadM, giving the protein MMADTLAAVARTNGLLVAFAFVGLVVWVSYALSDRLTGGRLHGSAIAVALGLLLAYVGGAVTGGDAGLADVPLLAGVGVLGGAMFRDFAIVATAFGARVEDMKEAGLVGAASVVIGVVASFAIGGLVAVAFGYHDAVSISTIGAGAATYIVGPVTGAALGASSDVVALSVAAGLVKAILVMVATPVVAKGIGLDNPQSAMIYGGLMGTTSGVAAGLAATDPKLVPYGAMTATFYTGVGCLLAPSVLFLAVRALTG; this is encoded by the coding sequence ATGATGGCCGACACGCTCGCCGCCGTCGCGCGGACCAACGGCCTGCTCGTCGCCTTCGCGTTCGTCGGCCTCGTCGTCTGGGTGTCGTATGCCCTGTCCGACCGGCTCACCGGGGGCCGGCTGCACGGGTCGGCCATCGCCGTCGCCCTTGGCCTGCTGCTCGCCTACGTGGGCGGTGCGGTCACCGGCGGCGACGCGGGCCTGGCCGACGTGCCACTCCTCGCCGGCGTGGGCGTGCTCGGCGGTGCGATGTTCCGCGACTTCGCCATCGTGGCCACCGCCTTCGGCGCGCGGGTCGAGGACATGAAGGAGGCCGGGCTCGTCGGGGCCGCTTCGGTCGTCATCGGGGTCGTCGCGTCGTTTGCCATCGGCGGCCTCGTCGCCGTCGCCTTCGGTTATCACGACGCCGTGTCGATCAGCACCATCGGCGCTGGCGCAGCCACCTACATCGTCGGACCGGTGACCGGGGCCGCCCTCGGCGCGAGTTCCGATGTGGTGGCGCTCAGCGTGGCCGCGGGGCTCGTCAAGGCGATCCTCGTGATGGTCGCCACGCCGGTCGTGGCGAAGGGCATCGGGCTCGACAACCCCCAGTCGGCGATGATCTACGGCGGGCTGATGGGCACGACGAGCGGCGTCGCGGCCGGGCTCGCCGCGACCGACCCGAAGCTCGTGCCGTACGGCGCGATGACCGCCACGTTCTACACGGGCGTCGGCTGCCTGCTCGCGCCGTCTGTGCTGTTCCTGGCGGTCAGAGCGCTGACGGGCTGA
- the madL gene encoding malonate transporter subunit MadL, translating to MVIYGVAVLSISLLAGLFAGDLLGRAIGVEANVGGVGLAMLLLVMLSGRSGGRFQLAPVTAQGITFWSAMYIPIVVAMAARQNVVAAVSSGPLALLAGTLAVAGGFALVPVLAGLHARRRHPAPRGGAR from the coding sequence ATGGTCATCTACGGCGTCGCCGTGCTCTCGATCTCGCTGCTCGCTGGCCTCTTCGCCGGCGATCTCCTCGGCCGGGCGATCGGCGTCGAGGCCAACGTCGGCGGCGTCGGCCTCGCCATGCTGCTGCTCGTGATGCTCTCGGGACGGTCCGGCGGGCGGTTCCAGCTGGCGCCCGTGACCGCGCAGGGCATCACCTTCTGGAGCGCGATGTACATCCCGATTGTCGTGGCGATGGCTGCCCGCCAGAACGTCGTCGCGGCGGTGTCCAGCGGGCCCCTCGCGCTGCTTGCCGGCACGCTCGCCGTCGCCGGCGGGTTCGCGCTCGTGCCGGTGCTCGCGGGCTTGCACGCTCGCAGGCGCCACCCCGCGCCGCGCGGAGGCGCCCGATGA
- a CDS encoding outer membrane beta-barrel protein, translating to MRIACLVGVLVLGLSLPAFAQSAPAFELSAGYSLLRDEDQDFHGWVASGAVHLSRWIGVVGEAGGNYATLRAFTTDIDFSVHTLLGGARVSVPLGRRVTPFGQCLVGAVRLGASAFDETYAETRLAVQPGAGVDVWLRPTIGVRVGGDYRRVRRDQGWGIEEVRLHIGVVVMRGRR from the coding sequence ATGCGGATCGCCTGCCTCGTCGGCGTGCTGGTTCTGGGACTCTCGCTGCCGGCGTTCGCCCAGTCCGCGCCCGCCTTCGAGCTGTCGGCCGGGTATTCGCTCCTGCGGGACGAAGATCAGGACTTCCACGGCTGGGTGGCGTCGGGTGCAGTGCACCTCTCGCGCTGGATCGGCGTGGTCGGCGAGGCCGGGGGGAACTACGCGACCCTGAGGGCCTTCACGACCGATATCGACTTCAGCGTCCATACGTTGCTGGGAGGGGCTCGGGTCTCGGTGCCCCTCGGCAGGCGCGTGACGCCGTTTGGCCAGTGCCTCGTCGGTGCCGTCCGCCTCGGCGCGAGCGCCTTCGACGAGACGTACGCCGAGACCAGGCTCGCCGTGCAACCGGGCGCCGGCGTCGACGTCTGGCTGCGCCCGACGATCGGCGTGAGGGTGGGCGGCGACTACCGACGCGTGCGGCGCGACCAAGGTTGGGGAATCGAGGAGGTTCGTCTGCACATCGGCGTCGTCGTGATGCGCGGACGGCGCTAG
- a CDS encoding sigma 54-interacting transcriptional regulator, whose product MGDDRFTRVILDSVADGVFTVDRDWRITSFNRAAVRITGVPREEAIGKPCWEVFRASICETDCALRKTLDTGREVVSQHVFIIDTRGRRVPISVSTAVLRDTAGTVLGGVETFRDLSEVEQLRRRLDANYTLGDLVGRSASMRRLFELVPVVAASDSTVLVEGASGTGKELVARAIHGGSRRRRRPFVAVNCGALPDTLLESELFGYKAGAFTDARRDKPGRFALAEGGTLFLDEVGDVSPAMQAKLLRVLQERAYEPLGAVRPVASDVRVIAATNRNLERLMREGTFRQDLFYRLDVIRLRVPELRERRDDIPLLVDHFLAKFNALRHRAIEGLSTAAMACLMAHDFPGNVRELENAIEHACVLCPGSVIELEHLPHALAERHDCPVCAGGARADLRQIEASVLTALLERHRGNRAAAARELGVHPSTMFRKIRALGIRVAGYHSHPTDP is encoded by the coding sequence ATGGGCGACGATCGATTCACCCGGGTCATCCTCGACTCCGTCGCCGACGGCGTGTTCACGGTCGATCGCGACTGGCGGATCACGTCGTTCAATCGGGCCGCCGTGCGGATCACCGGCGTGCCGCGGGAAGAAGCCATCGGCAAGCCCTGCTGGGAGGTGTTCCGCGCCAGCATCTGCGAGACGGACTGCGCGCTCCGGAAGACGCTCGACACGGGGCGCGAGGTCGTGAGCCAGCACGTGTTCATCATCGACACCAGGGGACGGCGCGTCCCCATCAGCGTGTCGACCGCGGTGCTCCGGGACACTGCGGGGACCGTGCTCGGCGGGGTCGAGACCTTCCGCGACTTGAGCGAGGTCGAACAGTTGCGCCGCCGCCTCGACGCGAACTACACCCTGGGCGATCTCGTTGGACGCAGCGCGTCGATGCGCCGGCTGTTCGAACTGGTGCCGGTCGTGGCCGCGAGCGACTCGACCGTCCTCGTCGAGGGCGCGAGCGGCACGGGCAAGGAGCTGGTGGCACGGGCCATCCACGGCGGGTCCCGGCGCCGCCGCCGGCCGTTCGTGGCGGTCAACTGCGGGGCGTTGCCCGACACGCTGCTCGAGTCGGAGCTGTTCGGCTACAAGGCCGGCGCCTTCACCGACGCACGGCGTGACAAACCGGGCCGCTTCGCGCTCGCCGAGGGCGGCACCCTGTTTCTCGACGAAGTCGGCGATGTGTCGCCGGCCATGCAGGCCAAGCTCCTTCGGGTGCTGCAGGAGCGCGCCTACGAGCCGCTCGGGGCGGTTCGTCCGGTCGCGAGCGACGTCCGCGTGATTGCCGCCACCAACCGGAACCTCGAGCGACTGATGCGGGAAGGAACCTTCCGTCAGGACCTCTTCTACCGGCTCGACGTCATTCGGCTGAGGGTGCCGGAGCTGCGCGAGCGACGCGACGACATCCCGCTGCTCGTCGACCATTTTCTCGCCAAGTTCAACGCGCTCCGCCATCGTGCGATCGAGGGCCTGTCGACGGCCGCCATGGCGTGCCTCATGGCCCACGACTTCCCGGGCAACGTCCGCGAGCTCGAGAACGCCATCGAACACGCGTGCGTCCTCTGCCCCGGCAGCGTCATCGAGCTCGAGCACCTGCCGCACGCCCTGGCCGAGCGCCACGACTGCCCCGTGTGTGCCGGCGGGGCCCGAGCCGACCTCAGGCAGATCGAAGCCAGCGTCCTCACGGCGCTGCTCGAGCGACATCGTGGCAACAGGGCGGCCGCCGCCCGCGAACTCGGCGTGCACCCGAGTACGATGTTCCGGAAGATCAGGGCGCTCGGCATACGGGTGGCCGGCTACCACTCGCACCCGACCGACCCGTAG
- a CDS encoding universal stress protein, protein MRVLLAVDASPCSDVAVEDVCHHAWPPETEFEIVSVAHTRVPRILEPTWFLMAFHEEALEQARHEAAACLEHARARLAATVPEAHLTATLLEGMPSREIVGEARRWHADLVVVGSHGRSLPGRLIHGSVSTAVARRAPCQVDVVFAAH, encoded by the coding sequence ATGAGAGTACTGCTCGCCGTCGACGCATCGCCCTGCAGCGATGTCGCGGTCGAGGACGTGTGTCATCACGCCTGGCCGCCAGAGACCGAGTTCGAGATCGTGTCGGTGGCGCACACGCGGGTGCCCCGCATTCTCGAACCCACCTGGTTCCTGATGGCCTTTCACGAGGAGGCGCTCGAGCAGGCTCGTCACGAGGCGGCCGCCTGCCTCGAACACGCCCGGGCCCGCCTGGCGGCCACCGTGCCCGAAGCACACCTGACGGCCACGCTGCTCGAGGGCATGCCGTCGAGGGAGATCGTCGGCGAGGCGCGGCGCTGGCACGCCGATCTGGTCGTCGTCGGGTCGCACGGCCGTAGCCTGCCGGGCCGCCTGATCCACGGTTCGGTCTCGACAGCCGTCGCGCGGCGGGCCCCATGCCAGGTAGACGTGGTGTTCGCTGCGCATTGA
- a CDS encoding ZIP family metal transporter → MLLVLILAFALLGSVVSLIFAGLVLLLPDRVHPVVLPCLVSYAIGTLLGAALLGLVPHALAGAPARVVTSMLLVGVLGFFALEAALLFRHCHDDTCPSHSMAGPLILVGDALHNFVDGVVISAAFLASTPLGVSTSLAIVSHEVPQETGDFAILLHGGYSRAEALAYNLLSSLATLVGALGAYWWREVMAPVLPHVMALAAASFLYIALADLVPLVHQQSNRRSLRRHLPLMLAGVATIVLLHRGVS, encoded by the coding sequence ATGCTGCTGGTTCTGATTCTCGCCTTCGCCCTGCTCGGCAGCGTGGTCTCGCTGATCTTCGCGGGCCTGGTTCTGCTGCTGCCCGACCGCGTGCACCCCGTGGTGCTCCCCTGCCTCGTCAGCTACGCGATCGGGACCCTGCTCGGTGCGGCGCTGCTCGGTCTGGTGCCTCACGCGCTCGCCGGAGCCCCGGCCCGCGTCGTGACGTCGATGCTCCTCGTCGGCGTGCTGGGGTTCTTCGCGCTCGAGGCGGCACTGCTGTTCCGTCACTGCCACGACGACACCTGTCCGAGTCATAGCATGGCCGGGCCGCTCATCCTGGTGGGGGATGCCCTGCACAACTTCGTCGACGGCGTCGTCATCAGCGCGGCGTTCCTGGCATCGACACCGCTCGGCGTGTCGACCTCGCTGGCCATCGTCAGTCACGAGGTGCCGCAGGAAACCGGTGACTTCGCCATCCTGCTGCACGGTGGGTACAGCCGGGCCGAAGCCCTCGCGTACAACCTGCTGTCGAGCCTCGCCACGCTCGTGGGGGCTCTGGGCGCCTACTGGTGGCGCGAGGTGATGGCCCCCGTCTTGCCGCACGTCATGGCGCTCGCGGCGGCAAGCTTCTTGTACATCGCGCTCGCCGACCTGGTGCCCCTAGTGCATCAACAGTCGAACCGGCGCAGTCTCCGCCGGCACCTGCCGCTCATGCTCGCAGGCGTCGCGACCATCGTCCTGCTGCATCGGGGGGTGTCATGA
- a CDS encoding radical SAM protein: MTAPDLVFGPMSSRRLGRSLGVNNVIGKTCSYSCAYCQVGRTTCLRVDRGPFHPPEAVECAVVRRLERAAAMGERVDYVTFVPNGEPTLDVHLGRVLRRLRGAGPRLAVITNASLLWRPDVREELAEADWVSIKIDTVQGATWARLNRPQGRLSLDRVLDGIERFARGASCTLTTETMLVAGLNDRDDEMDAVVRFVSTLRPETAYLAVPLRPPAERWVRAPGLPALLRFRDVFERSLRRVRWLKEDDAGPCVDHGDPEAALLSIAAVHPVPSSDVERLLASVRGHWSTVERLVRQGRLERVRYRRRDFYRASAAPTPSDRPE, translated from the coding sequence ATGACGGCGCCCGATCTGGTGTTCGGCCCGATGTCCTCCCGGCGCCTCGGTCGCAGTCTGGGCGTGAACAACGTCATCGGGAAGACGTGCAGTTACTCCTGTGCGTACTGCCAGGTCGGGCGTACGACCTGTCTTCGAGTCGATCGCGGGCCCTTTCATCCCCCGGAGGCGGTGGAATGCGCCGTCGTCCGCCGCCTCGAGCGCGCGGCGGCGATGGGCGAGCGCGTCGACTACGTGACGTTCGTGCCAAACGGCGAACCGACGCTCGATGTCCACCTCGGGCGGGTGCTCCGCCGCCTGAGGGGCGCCGGCCCGCGACTGGCGGTCATCACGAATGCCTCGCTGCTGTGGCGCCCCGATGTTCGCGAAGAGTTGGCCGAAGCCGACTGGGTGTCGATCAAGATCGACACGGTGCAGGGCGCGACCTGGGCCCGACTCAATCGGCCGCAGGGGCGGTTGTCGCTCGACCGCGTCCTCGACGGGATCGAGCGGTTCGCGCGCGGCGCCTCCTGCACGCTGACGACCGAGACGATGCTCGTCGCCGGCCTGAACGACCGTGACGACGAGATGGACGCCGTGGTCCGGTTCGTCTCGACGTTGCGCCCCGAGACCGCGTACCTCGCGGTGCCCCTGCGGCCGCCCGCCGAGCGCTGGGTGCGCGCGCCAGGCCTGCCGGCACTGCTCCGCTTCCGCGACGTGTTCGAGCGCTCGCTTCGCCGCGTTCGATGGCTGAAGGAGGACGACGCGGGGCCGTGCGTCGACCACGGCGATCCCGAGGCGGCGCTGCTGTCGATCGCGGCCGTGCACCCCGTGCCGTCGAGCGACGTCGAGCGTCTCCTCGCGTCGGTCCGCGGCCACTGGTCGACCGTCGAGCGCCTCGTGCGGCAGGGCCGCCTCGAGCGCGTGCGATACCGGCGTCGCGACTTCTACCGCGCGAGCGCGGCCCCGACGCCTTCCGACCGACCCGAATGA
- a CDS encoding P-loop NTPase, translating into MAGSRLGIFGKGGSGKSTVTVFLAGALRRMGYEVAVLDADSTNVGLGKAFGLACDPDPLLEYFGGMVFSGGPVTCPVDDPLPLADASVEIDELPRRFIDCSADGVWVLVAGKLGSLGPGAGCDGPIIKIARDLRLRGLGAESVTLVDFKAGFEDPARGALTTLDWALTVVDPTPAAAQLAGDLARLVRDMRGGVAPATRHLGDARLVDVAVRGYRDAPIRDAVAIVNRADSRETEGHVRAALDRDDVRVVGALEDDAAIPRQWLLGQPLRSGRLELSALTLARALEQAMRREHRQTVAAGGISGHKGGE; encoded by the coding sequence TTGGCAGGTTCCCGGCTGGGCATCTTCGGCAAGGGCGGATCCGGGAAGAGCACCGTCACCGTGTTCCTCGCAGGCGCGTTGCGTCGAATGGGCTACGAGGTCGCGGTTCTCGACGCGGACTCGACCAACGTCGGCCTGGGAAAGGCGTTCGGGTTGGCGTGCGATCCCGACCCGCTCCTCGAATACTTCGGAGGGATGGTCTTCAGCGGCGGGCCGGTCACCTGTCCCGTGGACGATCCGCTCCCGCTCGCCGACGCCTCCGTCGAGATCGACGAGCTCCCGCGTCGCTTCATCGACTGTAGCGCCGACGGCGTGTGGGTCCTGGTGGCCGGCAAGCTGGGCTCACTCGGTCCTGGAGCCGGATGTGACGGGCCGATCATCAAGATCGCGCGAGACTTGCGGCTGCGTGGCCTCGGCGCGGAGAGCGTGACGCTCGTCGACTTCAAGGCCGGCTTCGAGGACCCGGCCCGCGGCGCGCTGACGACGCTCGACTGGGCCCTCACGGTCGTCGACCCCACGCCCGCGGCGGCGCAGTTGGCTGGCGACCTCGCACGCCTGGTGCGCGACATGCGTGGCGGCGTCGCGCCGGCGACGCGCCACCTGGGCGATGCCCGCCTGGTCGATGTCGCGGTGCGCGGGTACCGTGACGCACCGATCCGCGACGCCGTCGCGATCGTCAACCGCGCGGACTCACGGGAGACGGAGGGGCACGTGCGAGCGGCCCTCGATCGCGACGACGTCCGGGTCGTCGGCGCGCTCGAAGACGATGCGGCGATACCGCGGCAGTGGCTGCTCGGGCAGCCGCTGCGGTCGGGTCGCCTCGAATTGAGCGCGCTGACCCTCGCACGGGCGCTCGAACAGGCGATGCGGCGCGAACATCGACAGACGGTGGCCGCCGGTGGCATCAGCGGGCACAAGGGAGGTGAGTGA
- a CDS encoding CGGC domain-containing protein, protein MTSPLRVGIIICDRYRSCAGGKCFRALREREGAFGAYADREVELVGFTSCGGCPGGNVEYAPEEMKKNGADVIHLATGFVVGYPPCPYIEHFRRFIPEKYGIPVVIGTHPIPEKYFQTHARCETWVGAAWDEWLEPTRADQAVRLKYD, encoded by the coding sequence ATGACGAGTCCGCTGCGTGTCGGGATCATCATCTGCGACCGCTACCGGAGCTGCGCCGGAGGCAAGTGTTTCCGCGCGCTCAGGGAACGGGAAGGCGCGTTCGGCGCCTATGCAGACCGTGAAGTGGAACTCGTGGGCTTCACCAGTTGTGGGGGCTGTCCCGGGGGGAACGTCGAATACGCCCCCGAGGAGATGAAGAAGAACGGGGCCGACGTCATTCACCTGGCCACGGGCTTCGTCGTCGGGTACCCGCCGTGCCCGTACATCGAGCACTTTCGCCGGTTCATCCCCGAGAAGTACGGGATACCCGTCGTCATCGGGACACATCCCATTCCGGAAAAGTACTTCCAGACGCATGCCCGATGCGAGACCTGGGTGGGCGCCGCGTGGGACGAGTGGCTCGAGCCCACCCGGGCCGACCAGGCGGTGCGGCTGAAGTACGACTGA
- a CDS encoding glycosyl hydrolase yields the protein MRARLLVSLVATALLILQTAPSSQEKTDPQTTRLTGAAFDGLELRGLGPAFMSGRIADIAIDPSRPSTWYVAVGSGGLWKTVNAGTTWTPVFDGQGSYSIGCVTLDPSNPNAVWVGTGEDVGGRHVGFGDGVYRSRDGGASWEHLGLRDSQHIARIVVHPDDPDVVWVAAQGPLWSKGGDRGLFKTTDGGKSWTKSLGAGEWTGVTDVVVDPRDPNRLYAATWQRHRTVAAYMGGGPESGLHRSTDGGATWERLTRGLPTGPLGKIGLAISPQNPDVVYAAIELNRRAGAVYRSTDRGASWEKRSEAVAGATGPHYYQELFASPHAEGRIYLVDWRMQVSDDGGATFRRLGDTDKHPDDHALAFRADDPDYLLIGTDGGLYESFDLAKTWKFVANLPVTQFYKVAVDDDTPFYNVYGGTQDNSTQGGPSRTDSVNGIRNADWFITIFADGHQPATEPGNPDIVYSEWQQGNLVRFDRTTGERVHIQPQPDAGDPPERFNWDAPILVSPHSPTRLYFASQRVWRSDDRGDSWRAVSGDLTRDQDRMLLPLMGRQWSWDSPWDMVAMSTYNTITSLAESPKVEGLLYAGTDDGLIQVSEDGGASWRRVEVKALPGVPASAFVNDIKADLFDPNTVYVALDDHKSGDFKPYLVKSPDRGRTWQSIAGDLPDRHLVWRVVQDHVKPDLLFAGTEFGLFFTVDGGRRWLKLGGGVPTISFRDLAIQRRENDLVGASFGRGFYVFDDYSPLREASETALAREAALFPVRKAWWYVQRDTLGWPGRAFQGSASFMAPNPPFGAVFTYHLADGLQSRAEGRQQAEKPLIAAGKDTPFPGWTAVEAERREAKPAIVLTVKDASGNVVRRIDGQTTKGFHRVAWDLRLPPVQPVSAGGRPADEGPFGPSGALAAPGRYSVSLAKVVEGKTTELAGPVEFDVVRMRGGALPGSAPAETAAFLERLADVTRSTTAAVEATGQALARVELLRTALGRSRSAPDGLDAELHAIRGELHAIDEALVGNRARSEIDADGPHTIARRLAAAQMGTAWSTYGPTPTHRRSLEIAASELATVRERLNVVLEQRLPAFEKQLEAAGAPWTPGRPVPRVP from the coding sequence ATGCGCGCTCGCCTCCTCGTCTCGCTCGTCGCCACTGCCCTGCTGATACTCCAGACGGCCCCGTCCAGCCAGGAGAAGACGGATCCGCAGACCACCCGCCTCACAGGCGCGGCCTTCGACGGGCTCGAACTGCGCGGCCTCGGGCCGGCGTTCATGTCGGGGCGTATCGCCGACATCGCCATCGACCCGTCGCGTCCGAGCACGTGGTACGTCGCCGTTGGGTCGGGAGGCCTGTGGAAGACGGTGAACGCGGGCACGACCTGGACGCCGGTGTTCGACGGCCAGGGGTCGTACTCGATTGGCTGTGTCACGCTCGACCCCTCGAATCCCAACGCGGTCTGGGTCGGCACGGGCGAGGACGTCGGTGGCCGTCACGTCGGCTTCGGCGACGGCGTCTATCGCAGCCGCGACGGCGGCGCGAGCTGGGAACACCTCGGCCTCCGCGACTCCCAGCACATCGCCCGCATCGTCGTGCACCCGGACGACCCCGACGTCGTCTGGGTGGCCGCCCAGGGGCCGCTCTGGTCGAAGGGTGGCGATCGTGGGCTCTTCAAGACGACCGACGGCGGCAAGAGCTGGACGAAGAGCCTTGGTGCCGGTGAGTGGACCGGCGTCACCGACGTCGTCGTCGACCCGCGCGATCCGAACCGGCTCTACGCGGCGACCTGGCAGCGCCACCGCACGGTCGCGGCGTACATGGGCGGCGGGCCGGAGTCTGGGCTCCACCGCTCGACCGACGGTGGCGCGACGTGGGAGAGGCTCACCAGGGGACTGCCCACCGGTCCGCTCGGGAAGATCGGCCTCGCGATCTCGCCGCAGAACCCCGACGTGGTATACGCCGCCATCGAGCTCAATCGCCGCGCGGGTGCGGTGTACCGGTCGACCGATCGCGGGGCCTCGTGGGAGAAGCGTTCCGAGGCGGTAGCCGGGGCCACCGGTCCGCACTACTACCAGGAGCTCTTCGCGAGCCCCCACGCCGAGGGCCGCATCTACCTCGTCGACTGGCGCATGCAGGTCTCCGACGACGGCGGGGCGACGTTCAGGCGTCTTGGCGACACCGACAAACACCCCGACGACCACGCACTCGCCTTCCGAGCCGACGATCCCGACTACCTGCTGATTGGCACCGACGGCGGGCTCTACGAGAGCTTCGACCTCGCGAAGACGTGGAAGTTCGTGGCGAACCTTCCGGTGACGCAGTTCTACAAGGTGGCCGTCGACGACGACACGCCGTTCTACAACGTCTACGGCGGCACGCAGGACAACAGCACCCAGGGCGGGCCGTCGCGCACCGACAGCGTCAACGGCATCCGCAACGCCGACTGGTTCATCACGATCTTCGCCGACGGCCATCAACCGGCCACCGAGCCCGGCAACCCCGACATCGTCTACTCGGAGTGGCAGCAGGGGAACCTCGTGCGCTTCGATCGCACGACGGGCGAACGCGTGCACATTCAGCCCCAGCCAGACGCTGGCGATCCCCCTGAGCGCTTCAACTGGGATGCGCCCATCCTGGTGAGCCCGCACTCGCCGACGCGCCTCTACTTCGCCTCGCAGCGCGTGTGGCGGTCGGACGATCGGGGCGACAGCTGGCGCGCGGTGTCGGGCGACCTCACGCGCGACCAGGACCGCATGCTCCTGCCGCTCATGGGACGCCAGTGGAGCTGGGACTCGCCGTGGGACATGGTGGCCATGTCGACCTACAACACGATCACGTCGCTCGCCGAGTCGCCAAAGGTCGAGGGCCTGCTGTACGCGGGTACGGACGACGGACTGATCCAGGTGTCGGAGGACGGCGGAGCAAGCTGGCGGCGGGTCGAGGTGAAGGCGCTGCCTGGCGTGCCCGCCTCGGCGTTCGTCAACGACATCAAGGCCGACCTCTTCGATCCGAATACGGTGTACGTCGCGCTCGACGACCACAAGTCGGGCGACTTCAAGCCCTATCTGGTGAAGAGCCCCGATCGAGGCCGGACGTGGCAGTCGATTGCCGGCGATCTGCCTGACCGCCACCTCGTGTGGCGCGTGGTGCAGGATCACGTCAAGCCCGACCTGCTCTTCGCCGGCACGGAGTTCGGCCTCTTCTTCACCGTCGACGGCGGACGCCGCTGGCTGAAGCTGGGCGGCGGCGTGCCGACGATTTCGTTTCGTGACCTCGCCATCCAGCGCCGCGAGAACGACCTCGTCGGGGCGTCGTTCGGACGGGGCTTCTACGTGTTCGACGACTACTCCCCGTTGCGCGAGGCGTCCGAAACCGCGTTGGCGAGGGAAGCGGCGCTGTTCCCCGTGCGCAAGGCCTGGTGGTACGTGCAGCGCGACACGTTGGGGTGGCCCGGCCGCGCGTTCCAGGGTTCGGCGTCCTTCATGGCGCCCAACCCGCCGTTTGGCGCCGTCTTCACGTATCACCTGGCCGACGGGCTGCAGAGCCGCGCCGAAGGTCGGCAACAGGCCGAGAAGCCGCTGATTGCGGCGGGCAAGGACACGCCGTTTCCGGGCTGGACGGCGGTGGAGGCCGAGCGTCGCGAGGCGAAGCCGGCCATCGTGCTCACCGTGAAGGACGCATCGGGGAACGTGGTGCGGCGCATCGACGGCCAGACCACGAAGGGCTTCCATCGCGTGGCGTGGGACCTGCGCCTGCCGCCCGTGCAGCCCGTGAGCGCCGGCGGCCGACCCGCCGACGAAGGGCCGTTCGGCCCCTCCGGAGCGCTGGCGGCGCCGGGGCGCTACAGCGTCTCGCTCGCGAAGGTGGTGGAGGGCAAGACGACCGAGCTCGCGGGACCGGTGGAGTTCGACGTCGTCCGGATGCGCGGAGGCGCGCTCCCGGGGAGCGCCCCGGCTGAAACGGCCGCGTTCCTCGAACGCCTCGCTGACGTCACCCGCAGCACGACGGCGGCGGTCGAAGCGACCGGCCAGGCGCTCGCGCGCGTCGAGCTGCTCCGGACCGCCCTCGGCCGGTCGCGTTCGGCGCCCGACGGCCTCGATGCCGAGCTGCACGCGATTCGTGGCGAGCTGCACGCCATCGACGAAGCGCTCGTCGGCAACCGCGCGCGCAGCGAGATCGATGCCGACGGCCCGCACACGATCGCCCGGCGGCTGGCGGCTGCCCAGATGGGCACGGCGTGGTCGACCTACGGCCCGACGCCGACGCACCGGCGCAGCCTCGAGATCGCGGCGAGCGAGCTCGCCACGGTCCGCGAGCGCTTGAACGTGGTGCTCGAGCAGCGGCTGCCCGCCTTCGAGAAGCAGCTCGAGGCGGCGGGCGCGCCGTGGACGCCGGGCCGGCCGGTGCCGCGAGTACCGTAG